The segment cacagatcaccataacacaCATGATAACAATGCTGTTGGCAAAATGGCACCAACAGATTTGCTTGATGCAGGATTGCCACAGACCTTCAGTTTGCAAAACACAGTATTTGTGCAGGGCCATAAAGTAAtacacaataaaacaaggtatgtcTGTATTGAACTCCTACTGCTTCTTTTATAACTCAGCTCAGATAATCCAAGTCCAAGATAGAAACACCACGATTGAGAGCAGCAGATAGTAATTGCTTCTGTGAAGAGGGAGGAGAATCTAAGCtaagtcattaatttttttttaaattatgagatataacacacacacagaaaagaacaTTAGATACATATGTTTATCTTAACACTTAGTTATAAGGGCGACACTCAAAAGACAGCCACCTAGGCGATGAATTAGAACATTGCCAAAGACCCAGTTGCAAATGCTTGTACCTGTCTCCTAGAGTATGTGTGCATAGATTTCTCTAGGTTTCAGACTTTAGGGTGGAAAACCCGAGTCATAGCTATATCTTCCACTCTTCTGACAAAGTTAAACTTTTTCAGAATGGCTGTGTCAATTTAATTACTTTCTAGAGACGCAGTTCTTATTTCTtgacatctttgccaacacttgatatttGTTAGACTCTAAAAGCTTGGCAGGTCTGATAAATGGTATTTtgctatggttttaatttgcatttccctgattactaatTAGGTTGTGCACCTTAATGTTTCTCAgttattcagatttcttttttcgTGAAGTACCTTTTTAAGTCTCTTGCCAGTTTTCTATGGTTGTTGTCtattttgtattgatttttagaaattaatgaaaGCCTCCTCTGAATATTAGATTTTTATTGGAtctaagtgttttaaatatttttttccactctataatttgcttttttgctctttttaaaaaagttttttatttatttaagtaatccttacacccaatgtggggcttgaactcttgaccctgagattaagagctgcatgctcttcccgctaagccagtcaggtgccccagccttCTCACTTTGTTAATATCTATTGACCTGATGTccaaaattttaatgtagtcaaacATATCAGTCTTTTCTTTATTCCATGGTCATGtagatattttcattatcttctaaaagttttatagattTGCCTTTCACATTTGGGTATAcctgaaattgatttttaaatacagtcttaggggcacctgagtggctcagtcagttgaatgtctgactttggttcaggtcacgatcttgctgtttgtgagttcaagcccccttcgggctttgtgcttacagctcagagcctggagcctgctttggattctgtgtcctctctttctgctcctccctatcttgcactctgtctctctctctcaaaaataaattaaaaaaaaacattaaaaaaatacagtcttaGGTTGGGGTCCAATTTTGTTTCATGTCTCATGAAAATACAATTGTCCTAATGCCATTTGTAGGAAGGTCATCTTTTTCTCACTGCTATGTTATGCCATCTTTGTCATATATTAAATATCCACATATGCTTTGgtctgtttccttttgtttttgattctcAGCTAAATCAAAGTGTGGTCAGAAAACACATTATATACTTCTAGTGTcttgaaaactttcaaaatattattctatgtgtagttatttttttaatttttaaaaaatgtttatttatttttgagggagagagagagcgtgagtgggggggaggcagagagagagagagagagagagagagagagagagacagaatccaaagcaggctccaggctctgagctgtcagcacagagccttatggggggctctaactcacgaactgtgagatcatgacctgagctgaagtcgggtgcttaactgactgagccacccaggtacccctatgtCTAGTTATAATGACTATTTCTGCAAATGTTCCCTAAATACTTGGAAAAAACCATGAACTTTGCAGCTACTTGATTAATAGTTCCATGGTatatcttttccctctttttatttttatctttttgataaccTTAGGCTTTAGTTTTGTCTTTCTATAAACATTGTttattggcatttaaaaattctgtgttaCAATCTTTGCTGATTTTTTGGAGCAcatagtccatttacatttaatacaaCTGTTGgtatatttgttttcaaatatactACATTACTCTGTCTTTTCTACTTGTTCCTCTTGTTCTCTATTTCTCTTATATCTTCCTCCCTATCTTACTTTTTTGATTGTCTAATTATTTATTAGCTTATATCCCCCATCCTCATTTGGAATATGCTTTGTTTCTATTCTGCTAGTGGCAATCCTAGTAATTAATTCATGAATTCTTAACTTAGCAAagtttaataataatacaaactTTTACTAGCCTGTCACTGTTGGAAATCTTgggattgctttattttttattttttattttttattttttattttttattttttattttttattaaacctCAGCCTGTGTTCAGCTCCAGGCTGAGGATGTGTCTTACTAATTTTAAATCCCCAGTGCTTGGGAAAGTGACTTCACCTTTGTCTTAAGGCAAACGCTCTAGCACACCAAGGCTCTGCTTACATCTTCTCATCTGTGTTGGCTGGATGTTCTTGAATGTTCTTGGCCACATATGTCTCTGTGTTACACAGTTTAATGGATTAAAAAGTCAAGGTAGTGTTTATAGTGGAGGCATATTTTAAGGTTTCAGATATTTATACAGCCAACACTGCTGTTCTGTTTCTTGTTTCCCTTCAGCTCTGATTTTCCATCTGCCCTGGACCTCTAAGATTCGCTTAACCTTGTAATTGGACCACCGGCTGAACTTTCAAGTAGATCTAGTGAAATTTTCAAGGACTAagcttgtggggtttttttttttaagagaatttagagtctttatttatttaaagccaTAGATTCAGTTTAGCTTTAATCTAAACAGAAAGTGAAAGATATTTTACAAGTGGAAGAGACAGCAAGAAATAAAGCAACAGCTAATATGTCAAAGCTGGAACAAGAACAGAGGTCAAGGTGTCTGGCTATTAGCAAAAAGGCCAAAATTTTTGTTCCTCTGGAGAGTCAGCATATCAAGGTCAGAAGTTAGGCAAAAGGATTTCCAAAAGGATCTCTATATACATCAGGAGATGTGGGTTGAGAAGCCATAGAGGTTTGCGATGAACTGAAAGAATCTTTAGAGAAAGGGTTCTCAAATGCATTGTCAGCAGATTTGGTAACTGGCAGGGAATCCTGTCTGGGAACTGGCTTTGGTGGTTCATTGGTCTTTTTCAACAGTTGATTAGCATCAAAGTCATCATGGTCTGCATTCTTCTGAGGATTGCCAACTTTGCTCTTAAAATAACTGGAGAAGGCACTTGAAGTCCCGGAGGAAGTCTGCTCTCCCTTCCTTGCAGGCACAGCAGGTGGCTGCCGAAGTTGAAAGTCCTTAAacatttctttcacttctttggctTCTTTATCCCCAAGTGGGTCCAAGGCAGTGAAGGCATCACTAGAGGTGTCCTTTGGAGGGCCAGTTCTGGGAGGTGGTTGAGGAGGAGTGaccaggagagaggagagcataGGAGGGGACTGGGCAGACATAGTAGAAGTTGGAAAAATATTGCTCTGGAAAGGGTTCCCCAAAGGGCTTGTTGATGACCAAGTATTGGGTGCCACAGAGGCTGATGGGCCCCAAACAacagggcctggagggggagTTAAAGCTGCAAAGATGAAGGCTACTTCCAACTTGGAACAGCGGGGCTTTTGGTAAAAACAACTGGCTGACTGAATCCTGAAGGCTGACCACTCATCGTGGCTCCTGGTACCACTGACACGGACTGATTGAAGACTAAAGATGTTGGATTCCATGGTcctgccgggggcggggggtggggggtttgcTAACTGGTATACCACCTAAACCTGCAAGGGGTCCCACTGGGGTAGAagcatttcttttaaagagatcCAGAGGGTTGGTCTGTAGGGTTGCAGATTGTCCTGTAGGTGATGTCTGGCTGGGAAGTTCTGAGATGGGAGGGGTAAAGATGTCTGATGCAAGCAAGTCTTTTGCTGGAGACTTAGCAGTCCTTCTGCCTCGTCCTGGTTTGGTACTTTGTGGAAGTGGGATAATGGCTATAGGGTCATGTGGTGAGGACTGGACAGAGCTTTCCAAGTCCTGCTTTATGCCATTCTGTATGGACAGTCCTTTGGGAGGGCTTCCCACAAAAGGCTTCAGGGAGGATTTGACATGGAAGCCGTTCTGTTCTCTTTCAGATACCCCATTTTGAGTTCTCACTGCTGGCTGTGTTTGTGTACTTGAAAAGGGCCACAGGCCTGCCTGAGCTTCCTGTTTGCCAGTCAGGTTAGAGATTTGGTCAAACTGCTGACCAAAGTAGTTAACATCCCCATTCAGGGGCCTGTTACTCAGTGGAGTAGACAAACTACtcaaattctctttcttctgatcTGAAGATTTGAGAGAATCAAACGAAGAGGGTGTCGATTGGTCTGGCTGTGCAAAAGGATCCTCATGGAAAGGATCAGGATTAGGGGTGGGAAAGAAGTTGAGATTGGCAGAAAAGGCATTTTCAGGCAAGAAAGCTGCCTGAGGCTTTGGTCGAGGAAGAGAGCAGGAGGTAATGCCATTTGTTAAGAATGGATTTTCTCTTAAAGAATTCTGCTTGGTGTCGATTTCAGAGTTTAGATCCACTAACAGGATATCTTTGTTTTCTGCTGGACTATTTAGGTCAGGAGGTGTAGACATGTCCCCAAAAAAATCCATCTGGTCAACACCCAATTTTAGTTTGTTAGCTTGGTCATCAAGGGTCAGTAGGGTCTCACTCCTGTTCTCTAGTGCCTTGTTGgcttcttccatctttttcttttcttcttcctttttctttacattgtAGATAACTTGAAAGAGGTCTTTAAGATCAACAACTAATGGCTCAGCCTGTTGTCCTGTTTTTATGACAAAAAAACTGATGCTGGCCTTCTCCTCCACGCACATAACCAAACGCCTGGTTGTCTGTCACATCACGGGcaacaaaagaaattttatttactgGGTGTTCATGCTCTATTACCCCAGTTGTTCTCATCAATTATTTTTATCCCAGAAAGGGAAATGTTGACCCAGATCCTTTGTTTGTGTTGTCCTTGAGACCAACCAGCTGCCGCCATTCCCTTTAGTTTCATCATAGAATCTTGGCTCATTTTATCTCCTCTTGCATCGGGCACATCATCAATGCCAATCAGCTTGGCCTTGTATTTTACACCATCACCTTTGAATCTGGCCAAAGGATACTCATCTGTCTTTtcagagcctttttttttcttcttcgatGGTGCTTTTGGTGCAGGCTGTTGGTCAGGCTGACCATTAGTTGTGCTTGTTTCTACTTCGTTAGACACGGCAAGAAGGCAGACAGCCACCTCCAGCACCAGCAGACGCTTAGTGACACCAGGCAATCCCCGAAGTCTCAGATGAACATAACCTGCTACAGATACCTATCTGTCCCTGAAGACAGTAGGTAAGACCTCTTCCTGAAGCCTCCCCACGTCCCCTCCAGTTCAACTTAAAATAATCTGGGTAAAAGAGTTCGTTGGCCATCTTTGGAGCCTAATATTGTACTTTTCTGCAAggtattatttctttctcccAAGGTCTAAAGAGCAAACCCCTCATTACAGGCTTTCCGAATGTCCAGTCTACCATTTGACAAGCAGTAGATGGAAGAAGTCTTGCTTCTAGACTCAGGTCCCCAGCCAGCTAGCGCCTCCGCGAAGCGAGCATGACTCCCGGGTGCCGAGCCTCCAGGCTGCCACACAGCTGACACGGTGGGCCGCGCTTAAATAGCCGCCAGCCTGGGAACCTGGGGAGCCGTGCGGCCACTCCTGGCGAGATATGGTTCTAATCAGTAAGCTTGTGTTTTTAGTGAATAGATTTCTGAAAACTCTGTGCAATGCAAGCTGTGTATATTGAATTACTTTTCCAGTGGTTCCCATAATAATTTGGGAAATGCATCTGTATAGAAAAAAGGTGGGgtgtgttagtttgctagggctgctgtaacaaagcaccacaaactaggtggcttaaaataacaggcatgtattctctcccagttctggaggccagaataTTGACGGGTCTATGCTGTCTCTGAAGGTTCTAGAGAAGAATCCTTTGtccttttctagtttttggtGGTTTCCAGCAGtacttggcattccttggcttgcagccACATCACTctaatttctgcctctgtcttcacaaagcttctgtgtgtgtgtgtgtgtgtgtgtgtgtgtgtgtgtgtgttttcacatggcattctcctctCTGTGTGTCTATGTTCAAATTTCCCTCACGTTTTAGAGATATTCAtcactggattagggcccacttaAATCCACTATTATTGCATCtacaaagactctatttccaaataaggtcacatttgcaGGTACCATGGCTTAGAACGTCAACATATCttttccaggggtgggggggggacaacTCAAGTCACAACCTGGGGCAAAAAATGGATCAGGAATATCTTTGAGAATAATATCATCTACTTAATAAAACTAGTCTGATGATTGGGTACATTTCGTTCTTCCACATAACATATAAAAACAAGCCATTCCCCAAGTTCTCTGTCCATCCAGCTGTCTTAGATGGCATTTAATTAAATTCATGGGATTTAGATGTTTAAGAAGTGGCACCATCAACATCTGTGCTGCCTGGTTCAGAGAAACCAGGGAGGAAGAGCCATTTTGTTGAACTCATCCTTAAGATACAAATCACGCATCCAGAGAACATCTGATTTGTCCTGGGATAGCCCATGCCCTCAGTTATTCCATCATCACCATATTAACCTCCATCTGTGGGTGCTGACAAACCCCCCAACAAGCATCTTGAAAGCCACTTTGGCCTCTGATGGGCCAACAGTGACAGAGAAAGGAGATCAAGGTTTCAGAAAATCTGTATCCATGAGGCATGTATGGCAGACTATTCTCTAGGCTTTGTAATTGTATAAATGGGAAGTCTTAAGAcgtgattaaatatatatatcagcaAATTTACCTGTTCCTTGTTATTGTGGCAGGAAATGTCCCAAGGGCTAGTAGAAGATCATGGCTGTCATTAAGATCCTTTATACCCTATGTTGTCACATGAACTCTTTGCTCTCCTTCATCTTAAGACCCGCCACATTCTTTGGGCTGAATATGATCTTCTGACAACCCTTTCTTCACTCACTGCTTAAGTCCAATGAGTTGTTTGGGGCTTAGTTCCCATTATCGCTTGTATTTAGAGCATGCCTGTCATAGAATAGTTACTTAATCACATTTGTAggatgaatttaagaaaatattgacCATACCTTTTATCTCTCAGttcatctttttcaaaatgtCCCTTTTCTTTTGATTATACTAATAATGGAAACTTGGCCCAAGGGAAATGTGAAAACTTTCCTTCTTAAGGTCTGCTTATGAGATGTGAAACTGGTTCTGGAATGTATCCAAAAGCTGCCTCTTTAGCCACACAGCAGGAAAGTCTGACCATTGGCAGCTTCAGGAGAGAGTGTTTTCCTCGTCTAAATTGGAACAGAGCGCGGCTGAGTTCTATAACAGGAAATGCAAGGGCTATAGAGAGTGTCCATTTTGTCTCCTGCCTCCCACCAATATTacaagaggggaaactgaggttcagaggggaAAGAGTGTGGTGCAGGTGGCATGGCAGTTGGTGGAGTACTTAGCATTAGAACAAACTTTCAGGACAGTGCTACTTCCTGCCCCATCCAGACTCAAGCTCAAACTGCAAAATAATATCAGGAAACCTGAAAGTGAAGAAGTGATTTATGACAAATGTCAGTatcatacaattttttaaaatgatgctttaAGATATAACATTGGCCTTgatatacctttaaaaatattaattttaattgataTCTCAAAGGCCTTTCGTGACATAGACCAGAGATGTTACCCTGGGTAGGAACAATTGTCTGGCAACTCTCAACATGCAGTCATGCAGAATCCTAAATAAGATTGCCAATCCCTATGTGGTGTTTCACAGAGGACTACCTTGGACCTTCAGCAACATCCTTGCCATAGATCTTTGGAAGTTCTGGTCCTGAGAAGTTTGTCACAGTAGATGTAAGCTCTGGTCACAATGAAAATAAGAGGACCAGGGACATTTTCTGGAAAGTAAGAGAATACATCATCTGACATTGAAATTCAAAAGGGTAGTCACAGTGGAGATGCTCTAGGCTTCTGACTCCTGTGGGCATATGAAGGCTTCTGCAAAGGTGGGCGCCAATTGTGTTCTCTTCCCGGTTCTGACACTGACCGGTGGCATGCATTGATGAGGGGGTAGCTGGGTGCCACCTGTAGTGGGAAAGAGTTATCACAGAGCAGAAGGTCACATCAGAACTGGTTATGTCCATGCTAGAGTGTCCTCACTAGGGCCCAGGGGCAGTTGCTTTCTTACTGGTAGCTTCATCTTCATTCTGCATTGAGCTGGATGTGCTCATGTTGACTTGATCACTAAGGCCTCTAGTGACACTGTCATAGGATGGTGGGAAAGATACAGCAGACACACTTTCAGATTTATCTGGGAGGGCACAGTTTTCATTTGCCATGAATCCAACAAAGGCTTCATCTTGGGGTGACACAGCCTCCTCCTCAGCCCTGGGCACACCTGGAGGGCTGGAGATTGTCTTGGAGCGGTGCAGCACATAGCTCCGATAGGCCTTTTGAATGACAGTAGCTGAAATGTCTTCTTGTTTCCACCGGAGGGTGGTTGCTATTGGTTCATAAGATGCTTTTGAAACATTAGTTGCCATAAACTTCTCTTCAATGTTTGCCTTCAGAGAATCCAACTCCCCAGATTCTCCCAGAACATTCTTAGTGAAGGCAAAAAGAATGTCCAAACAGTGGATCTTATCTCCAGGGACCAAGGGCAGGTCCATCTGGATTAATACATTCTGATTGGGTTTTGGGATTCGCAGGGGGCCAGAGAGGGTGTCTGCAAAGTCCGAGAGGGCAGAAAAGGTAATAAACTGAGTGGCTTCTGGGTCAAACTTCTCCCAGGTCTCATAAAACATGTCAAAGTCATCCTCACTCAGAGGTTCACTGCTCTCCTGTGTGGCCACATTGAAGTTCTCCAGAATCACTGCGATGTACATGTTGACCACAATGAGAAAGGAGATGATGATGTAGGTGGTGAAGAAGAGGATGCCCACGGCCGGGCTCCCACAGTTCCCCCGGGAGCCGTTGCTGTTGGGCAGATTGGGGTCGCAGTAGGGGGGCCCTGTGTTGAGGATGGGGCTGAGGAGGCCGTCCCAGCCGGCCGACGTGGTGATCTGGAAGAGGCACAGCATGCTGTTGGCGAAGGTCTGGAAGTTGAACATGTCGTCGATGCCAGCCTCCCACCTTACATGGGGGAAGCTGGCCATGCCGAAGATGGAGTAGATGAACATGACGAGGAAGAGCAGCAGCCCTATGTTGAAGAGGGCAGGCAGGGACATCATGAGGGCAAAGAGCAGCGTGCGGATCCCCTTGGCCGCTCGGATCAGCCTGAGGATGCGGCCGATTCGGGCCAGGCGGATGACTCGGAATAGCGTTGGGGAGAAGTAATTTTCGAGTGACGTCAGAATCGCAGAAAACACCAGAcctttagaagaaaggaaaatgatctAATTAGTACTTACAAGCATGAGCCTTGACAAAGCTGGCCGCAGTCACACTCTCCCGTCTCTGCTCTGTATGGACCTCCATGTGAG is part of the Prionailurus viverrinus isolate Anna chromosome C2, UM_Priviv_1.0, whole genome shotgun sequence genome and harbors:
- the LOC125175111 gene encoding LOW QUALITY PROTEIN: disabled homolog 2-like (The sequence of the model RefSeq protein was modified relative to this genomic sequence to represent the inferred CDS: inserted 1 base in 1 codon; deleted 4 bases in 3 codons; substituted 1 base at 1 genomic stop codon), with the protein product MWLQAKECQRLLVLEVAVCLLAVSNEVETSTTNGQPDQQPAPKAPSKKKKKGSEKTDEYPLARFKGDGVKYKAKLIGIDDVPDARGDKMSQDSMMKLKGMAAAGWSQGQHKQRIWVNISLSGIKIIDENTGVIEHEHPVNKISFVARDVTDNQAFGYVRGGEGQHQFFVIKTGQQAEPLVVDLKDLFQVIYNVKKKEEEKKKMEEANKALENRSETLLTLDDQANKLKLENKDILLVDLNSEIDTKQNSLRENPFLTNGITSCSLPRPKPQAAFLPENAFSANLNFFPTPNPDPFHEDPFAQPDQSTPSSFDSLKSSDQKKENLSSLSTPLSNRPLNGDVNYFGQQFDQISNLTGKQEAQAGLWPFSSTQTQPAVRTQNGVSEREQNGFHVKSSLKPFVGSPPKGLSIQNGIKQDLESSVQSSPHDPIAIIPLPQSTKPGRGRRTAKSPAKDLLASDIFTPPISELPSQTSPTGQSATLQTNPLDLFKRNASTPVGPLAGLGGIPVSKPPTPPPAGPWNPTSLVFNQSVSVVPGATMSGQPSGFSQPVVFTKSPAVPSWKXPSXFAALTPPPGPVVWGPSASVAPNTWSSTSPLGNPFQSNIFPTSTMSAQSPPMLSSLLVTPPQPPPRTGPPKDTSSDAFTALDPLGDKEAKEVKEMFKDFQLRQPPAVPARKGEQTSSGTSSAFSSYFKSKVGNPQKNADHDDFDANQLLKKTNEPPKPVPRQDSLPVTKSADNAFENPFSKDSFSSSQTSMASQPTSPDVYRDPFGNPFA